The Deltaproteobacteria bacterium genome includes a region encoding these proteins:
- the trxB gene encoding thioredoxin-disulfide reductase translates to MDKQETFDVIIIGGGPAGLTAGLYAARANQKVLLLEGSVTVSQITITDMIENYPGLPEVTGVELVQNFKNQALAFGLDIQTEHVSKIEGETRDELPGWKVTTDAGVHRSLSVIMATGASWRHIGVPGEEGFIGRGVSFCATCDAPFYRNRAVAVVGGGDTAVQEALFLTKFASRVTIIHRRNRLRATGILQERAFANEKIAFAWDSVVEEIMGDAAGVTGLKLRNVNDKSLQDLQVDGVFVFIGLDPNTALVKDLVKCDDRGYIITDSDMKTSVRGIFACGDCIRKTLRQVITACGDGATAAFNAELHVDELKGQAYD, encoded by the coding sequence GCGGGCCTGCCGGGTTGACCGCGGGTCTTTACGCGGCGCGGGCGAACCAGAAGGTTCTGCTGCTGGAGGGCAGCGTTACGGTCAGCCAGATCACCATCACCGACATGATCGAAAATTATCCGGGCCTGCCCGAGGTAACGGGAGTTGAACTGGTACAGAACTTCAAGAACCAGGCCCTTGCCTTCGGCCTCGACATTCAGACGGAGCATGTTTCGAAGATCGAAGGAGAGACCCGTGACGAACTTCCCGGATGGAAGGTCACCACCGACGCGGGGGTTCATCGATCCCTTTCGGTTATCATGGCCACCGGTGCGTCATGGCGACATATCGGCGTACCCGGGGAGGAGGGGTTCATCGGAAGGGGTGTCTCCTTCTGCGCTACCTGCGACGCGCCCTTCTACCGGAACCGGGCCGTCGCCGTTGTCGGCGGCGGGGACACGGCCGTCCAGGAGGCCCTGTTCCTGACGAAATTCGCGAGCCGTGTCACCATCATCCACCGCAGGAACCGGCTGCGGGCGACGGGCATTCTTCAGGAACGTGCCTTCGCCAACGAGAAGATAGCCTTTGCCTGGGATTCGGTGGTGGAGGAAATCATGGGCGATGCCGCGGGCGTCACGGGCCTGAAGCTACGAAACGTGAACGATAAAAGCCTTCAGGACCTTCAGGTCGACGGCGTGTTCGTCTTCATCGGCCTTGATCCGAACACCGCGCTGGTCAAAGACCTTGTCAAATGCGACGATCGTGGTTATATTATCACCGATTCCGACATGAAGACATCGGTGAGGGGCATTTTTGCATGCGGTGACTGCATTCGGAAGACCTTGAGACAGGTCATAACGGCCTGCGGTGACGGCGCGACGGCGGCTTTCAATGCCGAGTTGCATGTGGATGAATTGAAGGGGCAGGCCTATGATTAG